Proteins found in one Streptomyces sp. NBC_00461 genomic segment:
- a CDS encoding ThuA domain-containing protein encodes MHAIRSGAVRILVLLAILLTGLSAPRAQAAPAAQPFKVLALYNGTWDAAHISFVHEANTWFPEQAAQNGFTYTASNNWDLLANGGVNGYQVVLFLDDLPQTAAQRAGFENYMRGGGAWMGFHVSAFTTDAQSWPWYHDQFLGSGDFKSNTWGPTTAVLRVEDHTHPATKSLPATFTSSVSEWYSWSNDLRQNPDIKILASVDPSSFPLGTDPNQSWYSGYYPILWTNTKYRMLYANFGHNAMDYNTNTTLSSTFASATQNRFLLDGLRWLGGADSTQPPAGPVSETSWYSVRNDANGTCADARSAETANGTAIQQYTCNDTGAQQYQFRATDGGYFRITARGNPQQVVDVTGRSTAEGAPLQLWSWSGGQNQQWQPVREPSGRYHLVARHSGKCLSAAATAADGVQLTQRACDGSAAQRFQLTAHP; translated from the coding sequence ATGCATGCCATCAGATCCGGCGCCGTACGCATCCTGGTCCTCCTGGCGATCCTGCTGACGGGACTGTCCGCGCCACGCGCCCAAGCCGCCCCGGCCGCACAGCCGTTCAAGGTGCTCGCCCTCTACAACGGCACCTGGGACGCGGCGCACATCAGCTTCGTCCACGAGGCCAACACCTGGTTCCCCGAGCAGGCCGCGCAGAACGGCTTCACCTACACGGCGAGCAACAACTGGGACCTGCTCGCGAACGGCGGAGTCAACGGCTACCAAGTCGTCCTGTTCCTCGACGACCTGCCGCAGACCGCCGCCCAACGCGCCGGATTCGAGAACTACATGCGCGGCGGCGGGGCCTGGATGGGCTTCCACGTCTCCGCCTTCACCACCGACGCGCAGAGCTGGCCCTGGTATCACGACCAGTTCCTCGGCAGCGGCGACTTCAAGTCCAACACCTGGGGGCCGACCACCGCGGTCCTACGGGTCGAGGACCACACGCATCCCGCGACGAAGAGCCTGCCGGCCACGTTCACCTCGTCCGTCAGCGAGTGGTACAGCTGGTCGAACGACCTGCGACAGAACCCCGACATCAAGATCCTCGCCTCGGTCGACCCGAGCAGCTTCCCGCTCGGCACCGACCCGAACCAGTCCTGGTACAGCGGCTACTACCCGATCCTGTGGACGAACACGAAGTACCGGATGCTGTACGCCAACTTCGGCCACAACGCGATGGACTACAACACCAACACCACCCTGTCCTCGACGTTCGCGAGCGCGACGCAGAACCGCTTCCTGCTCGACGGGCTGAGATGGCTCGGCGGTGCGGACAGCACCCAGCCGCCGGCCGGCCCGGTCTCCGAGACCTCCTGGTACAGCGTCCGCAATGACGCGAACGGCACCTGTGCCGACGCGCGTTCCGCCGAAACCGCAAACGGGACCGCGATCCAGCAGTACACGTGCAACGACACCGGCGCACAGCAGTACCAGTTCCGCGCCACCGACGGCGGCTACTTCCGGATCACCGCTCGGGGCAATCCGCAGCAGGTCGTCGACGTCACCGGCCGGTCGACGGCGGAGGGCGCGCCCCTGCAGCTGTGGTCCTGGTCCGGCGGGCAGAACCAGCAGTGGCAGCCTGTGCGGGAGCCGAGCGGCCGCTATCACCTCGTCGCGCGGCACAGTGGCAAGTGCCTGAGCGCGGCCGCGACCGCGGCCGACGGCGTTCAGCTCACCCAGCGGGCCTGTGACGGATCGGCCGCACAGAGGTTCCAGTTGACCGCGCACCCCTGA
- a CDS encoding RICIN domain-containing protein — protein sequence MPGSTRTTGSRRLRILLTAFALAATGTGLAAVLPHTAQGAQAATLPTSWATVVNKGSGKCVDARGAGTADGTAVQQYACNAGQAQQWRFQDASDGRVQIGNRADPAKVWDVTDVSTADSAPVQLWTYGGGANQQWQAVPEEDGAYHFVNRNSGKCLDVPSASTADSVQLQQYACNASTAQSFYVNPVDAQQPPGTPDLGPNVTVFDPSTPAATVQSSLNAAFAQQETNQFGTARKAFLFKPGTYDADANVGFYTQVAGLGLSPDDVTIRGAVHAEADWFQGNATQNFWRSAENLSVTPASGTDRWAVSQAAPYRRIHLRGNLQLDDGGWSSGGYMADTEVDGQVRSGSQQQWLTRNSQLGSWTGSNWNMVFVGSKGVPATSFPNPPYTTVAQSPVTREKPFLYVDSAGAWKVFVPASRTNSSGVSWSSGTPEGTSLPLSDFFIVKPGATAAQMNDALEAGKHLLITPGVYHLSQTLKVTKPDTVVLGLGLATLVPDNGVTALTVADVDGVQLAGLLIDAGTTNSAQLLEMGPSGSSADHGADPSSLHDVFFRVGGAGVGKATTSLTVNSDDVIGDHLWIWRADHGGGVGWTSNTADTGLVVNGDDVTMYGLFVEHYQKHQTIWNGNGGRTYFYQNEMPYDPPNQAAWMNGSTQGYAAYKVANSVTSHQVHGFGSYCYFSSDPGVTAEHAIEAPDNPNVRFTDMVTVSLGGKGTIRHVVNDRGGPSNSSTNVADLVSYP from the coding sequence GTGCCCGGATCCACGAGAACCACCGGCAGCCGCCGCCTGCGCATCCTGCTCACCGCCTTCGCGCTCGCCGCGACCGGCACCGGTCTCGCCGCCGTCCTGCCGCACACCGCACAGGGCGCCCAGGCGGCGACACTGCCCACGAGCTGGGCCACCGTCGTCAACAAGGGCAGCGGCAAGTGTGTCGACGCCCGCGGCGCCGGTACCGCCGACGGGACCGCCGTACAGCAGTACGCGTGCAACGCGGGACAGGCCCAGCAGTGGCGCTTCCAGGACGCCTCCGACGGCCGCGTCCAGATCGGCAACCGGGCCGACCCGGCCAAGGTCTGGGACGTCACCGACGTCTCCACGGCGGACAGCGCGCCCGTGCAGCTGTGGACGTACGGCGGCGGCGCCAACCAGCAGTGGCAGGCGGTCCCCGAGGAGGACGGCGCCTACCACTTCGTCAACCGCAACAGCGGCAAGTGCCTCGACGTGCCGTCCGCCTCCACCGCGGACAGTGTCCAGCTCCAGCAGTACGCCTGCAACGCGAGCACCGCGCAGTCGTTCTACGTCAATCCCGTCGATGCCCAACAGCCGCCCGGCACACCGGACTTGGGGCCGAACGTCACCGTCTTCGACCCGTCGACCCCGGCCGCCACGGTCCAGAGCAGCCTCAATGCCGCGTTCGCGCAGCAGGAGACCAACCAGTTCGGCACCGCCCGCAAGGCGTTCCTCTTCAAGCCGGGCACCTACGACGCCGACGCCAACGTGGGCTTCTACACGCAGGTCGCCGGTCTCGGCCTGTCCCCCGACGACGTGACCATCCGGGGCGCGGTGCACGCGGAGGCCGACTGGTTCCAGGGCAACGCCACCCAGAACTTCTGGCGTTCGGCGGAGAACCTGTCCGTCACCCCGGCCTCCGGCACCGACCGGTGGGCCGTCTCCCAGGCGGCGCCGTACCGGCGTATCCATCTGCGGGGCAACCTCCAGCTCGACGACGGCGGTTGGTCCAGCGGCGGGTACATGGCCGACACCGAGGTCGACGGGCAGGTCCGGTCGGGCTCGCAGCAGCAGTGGCTCACCCGCAACTCCCAGCTCGGCAGCTGGACCGGCTCCAACTGGAACATGGTCTTCGTCGGCAGCAAGGGCGTGCCCGCCACCAGCTTCCCCAACCCGCCGTACACGACGGTGGCGCAGAGCCCGGTCACCCGGGAGAAGCCGTTCCTGTACGTCGACTCGGCCGGCGCCTGGAAGGTGTTCGTGCCGGCGTCACGCACCAACTCCAGTGGCGTGAGCTGGAGTTCGGGCACTCCTGAGGGAACCTCGCTTCCGCTGTCCGACTTCTTCATCGTCAAGCCCGGTGCGACGGCCGCGCAGATGAACGACGCGCTGGAGGCGGGCAAGCACCTGCTGATCACGCCGGGTGTCTACCACCTCTCCCAGACGCTCAAGGTGACCAAGCCGGACACGGTGGTGCTCGGCCTGGGACTGGCCACGCTCGTTCCGGACAACGGCGTCACCGCCCTGACCGTCGCCGACGTCGACGGAGTGCAGCTCGCCGGGCTGCTGATCGACGCGGGCACCACCAACTCCGCGCAGCTGCTGGAGATGGGCCCGAGCGGTTCGTCGGCGGACCACGGCGCCGACCCCAGCTCCCTGCACGACGTGTTCTTCCGCGTCGGCGGCGCGGGCGTCGGCAAGGCCACCACCAGCCTGACCGTGAACAGCGACGACGTCATCGGCGACCACCTGTGGATCTGGCGCGCGGACCACGGCGGCGGAGTCGGCTGGACGAGCAACACCGCCGACACCGGGCTCGTGGTCAACGGCGACGACGTGACGATGTACGGCCTGTTCGTCGAGCACTACCAGAAGCACCAGACGATCTGGAACGGCAACGGCGGCCGCACGTACTTCTACCAGAACGAAATGCCCTACGACCCGCCGAATCAGGCGGCCTGGATGAACGGCTCCACCCAGGGCTACGCCGCCTACAAGGTGGCGAACTCCGTCACCAGCCACCAGGTCCACGGCTTCGGCAGCTACTGCTACTTCAGCTCCGACCCGGGTGTGACGGCCGAGCACGCCATCGAGGCTCCGGACAACCCGAACGTCCGCTTCACCGACATGGTCACCGTGTCGCTCGGCGGCAAGGGCACCATCCGTCACGTCGTCAACGACCGCGGCGGACCGTCCAACTCGTCCACGAACGTGGCCGACCTCGTCAGCTACCCCTGA
- a CDS encoding lipoprotein: MPVGAGNTRLRLVHAALLAGVLTGCAETSGGGTRASTPATADSSGPGAKAAERGTTIGAPGSACELPVTFDIARNWKAKAVDAEAASGDGTGDSGDLGSDIAAALLRQGPVTAACEVDAKPAGNIGFLRVWTGEPGADDARTVLKAFVAAEDGASRAEYRTFTAGDLDGVEVEYQYTSELLDETKQEHALAVTTARGPVVLHLGGLDDGEHRAMLPAFELAKRTLRTA; the protein is encoded by the coding sequence ATGCCGGTCGGGGCGGGGAACACACGGCTGAGGCTGGTCCATGCGGCCTTGCTGGCCGGGGTGTTGACAGGCTGTGCCGAGACGTCGGGCGGGGGGACACGGGCGAGCACACCGGCGACGGCGGACTCGTCCGGCCCAGGCGCGAAAGCCGCCGAGAGGGGTACGACGATCGGGGCGCCGGGCTCGGCCTGCGAACTGCCCGTCACCTTCGACATCGCCAGGAACTGGAAGGCGAAGGCCGTCGATGCCGAGGCAGCCTCGGGCGACGGTACGGGGGACTCCGGCGACCTCGGCTCCGACATCGCGGCCGCTCTCCTCCGCCAGGGCCCGGTCACGGCGGCGTGTGAGGTCGACGCCAAGCCCGCGGGCAACATCGGCTTCCTCCGCGTCTGGACCGGCGAACCGGGCGCCGACGACGCACGCACCGTACTGAAGGCCTTCGTGGCGGCCGAGGACGGTGCGAGCAGGGCTGAGTACCGCACCTTCACGGCGGGCGACCTCGACGGCGTCGAGGTGGAGTACCAGTACACGAGCGAGCTCCTGGACGAGACCAAGCAGGAGCACGCCCTCGCCGTCACCACCGCGCGCGGACCGGTCGTCCTGCACCTCGGAGGGCTGGACGACGGGGAACACCGGGCGATGCTCCCCGCGTTCGAGCTGGCGAAGCGGACCCTTCGCACGGCGTAG
- a CDS encoding maleylpyruvate isomerase family mycothiol-dependent enzyme — protein MASLTFDDYCHAIVSQTDLLRSRIRGADTATPVSTCPGWDLGRLLRHVGGDHRWAEEVVRTRAVEPVPGDGVDDPAAYAHVGDDEPADWLGAGAARLSATLRGAGPVAQVWTPAHEQSTALFWARRMTHETAVHRADAALATGAEFPLDDRIAVDAVEEWLEFSTVPEAYEPGPQAPGLLGARRTLRFQAPGSGDWLVDLTGDRPAWRPWSAEAAEATVTVRGPVTDLLLFLYRRPAPAVETRGDTELLELWLTRTGFWLEA, from the coding sequence GTGGCCTCGCTGACCTTCGACGACTACTGTCACGCAATCGTCTCCCAGACCGACCTGCTCAGAAGCCGGATCCGAGGGGCCGACACGGCCACTCCGGTGTCCACCTGCCCGGGCTGGGACCTCGGCCGGCTGCTGCGGCACGTGGGCGGAGACCATCGATGGGCCGAAGAGGTCGTACGGACGAGGGCCGTCGAACCCGTCCCCGGCGACGGCGTCGACGATCCCGCCGCATACGCGCATGTGGGCGACGACGAGCCGGCCGACTGGCTCGGCGCAGGAGCCGCTCGGCTCAGTGCGACTCTGCGCGGTGCCGGGCCCGTTGCGCAGGTCTGGACGCCGGCCCACGAACAGTCGACGGCGTTGTTCTGGGCCCGGAGGATGACCCACGAGACCGCCGTCCACCGCGCCGACGCCGCACTGGCGACCGGCGCCGAGTTCCCGCTCGACGACCGCATCGCGGTCGACGCGGTGGAGGAGTGGCTGGAGTTCTCGACCGTCCCCGAGGCCTACGAACCCGGACCGCAAGCACCCGGCCTGCTCGGTGCACGCCGTACGCTGCGGTTCCAGGCACCGGGCAGCGGCGACTGGCTGGTCGACCTGACCGGCGACCGGCCGGCCTGGAGGCCGTGGTCCGCGGAGGCCGCGGAGGCCACCGTGACCGTACGCGGACCGGTGACGGACCTGCTTCTGTTCCTCTATCGCCGCCCCGCGCCTGCCGTCGAGACCCGAGGCGACACGGAACTGCTCGAACTGTGGCTCACGCGCACCGGGTTCTGGCTGGAGGCGTAG
- a CDS encoding class I SAM-dependent methyltransferase, protein MAERDFDVWTAGIAYERYMGRWSRVVADRFLTWLGCGPGARWLDIGCGCGALTAAVATRCRPRTLLGVERSAGFVAAARAATSPPTHFATADALALPVRNGAVDVAVSGLVLNFLPAPGAAVAEAARVVTPGGLVAAYVWDYAERMEFLRHFWDAVTTVDPTSGAALDEGHRFPLCHPAPLRRLWSEADLVDVEVTPVEVPTLFTDFADLWDPFLAGQGPAPGYVASLAPTARDRLREALRERVPVHPDGTIALRARAWAVRGRKAGVVAG, encoded by the coding sequence GTGGCCGAACGGGACTTCGACGTGTGGACCGCCGGGATCGCCTACGAGCGGTACATGGGGCGATGGAGCCGAGTGGTCGCCGACCGGTTCCTGACCTGGCTGGGCTGCGGGCCGGGGGCGCGCTGGCTGGACATCGGCTGCGGTTGCGGCGCGTTGACCGCGGCGGTGGCGACTCGCTGCCGGCCGCGGACGCTGCTCGGCGTGGAGCGGTCCGCGGGATTCGTGGCGGCGGCCCGCGCGGCCACGTCCCCGCCGACCCACTTCGCGACAGCTGACGCGCTGGCTCTGCCGGTGCGCAACGGCGCGGTGGACGTGGCCGTCAGCGGGCTGGTCCTGAACTTCCTCCCCGCGCCCGGCGCCGCGGTCGCCGAGGCCGCGCGCGTGGTGACGCCGGGCGGGCTGGTCGCCGCATACGTATGGGACTACGCCGAACGCATGGAGTTCCTACGGCACTTCTGGGACGCCGTGACGACGGTCGATCCGACGTCGGGGGCGGCGCTGGACGAGGGCCACCGATTCCCGCTCTGCCACCCGGCCCCGCTACGACGGCTGTGGAGCGAGGCCGACCTGGTCGACGTGGAGGTCACCCCCGTCGAAGTCCCCACCCTCTTCACCGACTTCGCCGACCTGTGGGATCCGTTCCTGGCCGGCCAGGGCCCCGCACCCGGCTATGTGGCCTCGCTCGCCCCGACAGCCCGGGACCGGCTGCGGGAGGCGTTGCGCGAGCGGGTGCCGGTTCACCCGGACGGCACGATCGCACTGCGGGCGCGCGCCTGGGCGGTACGGGGCCGTAAGGCAGGAGTTGTCGCCGGCTGA
- a CDS encoding DUF1996 domain-containing protein, with protein MGRNTRRRPTGPRRATFAAFALMLGGGGLVAANVYASATEGGSGTEGAQTRSAAGTIDCPDVGSKLTQVPDQARGDVDKELASMDQQIAEAYQRLQAATPEQRQDGDYTDDTVMKPLKEKRSESLDRIGDAMDQAGRRPDGLDSMADCSMRAWNNQNGGQNGGQDAGGSQNGQQQGQGGQQNGDGQQNGGGQQGGNGGQAGNGPVAADYQDINTVQPNSSAPDLNSFASKGTFTTSCGVNAGGLFNSDNVIVAPGVTNGAHHFHDYVGNQSNNAFASDDDLAKADTSCENPGDKSTYYWPVVRLQNGSQEQDADKPGGGIEGNAGEIVTPKQVTLTFIGNQRSQVTEMPRLLRIITGDAKAFVNGPGNANASWSCTGFEDRQLKDKYPLCPQGSDVVRTFKFQSCWDGRNIDSANHRTHVAFEDAAGNCSNGFKAIPQLVQRIVYDVKAPSLQDGGRTTPLFAVDSFPEQLHKPVTDHGDFINVFDENLMKEVVSCINGGRACGAGTNEDPGSDDGATQQPTDKPTDKPTDKPTEKPTDQPTAQPTEDPTTPPAGDDNGNSGNGNSGNGNSGDGSGKGNSGNGSGDQTAQPTTAAPETTQPAGDDAPTLSSTTEPRVYASSKASRSAAGAPQQGASSDDSSTQAQAAGGNDDASAAGQTEPQAVQGGLAETGTTLWPALAGTVLLVAGLFLLTRTRRRYVR; from the coding sequence GTGGGACGCAACACGCGCAGACGCCCGACAGGCCCACGCCGCGCAACCTTTGCGGCATTCGCGCTGATGCTGGGCGGAGGCGGGTTGGTGGCGGCCAATGTCTACGCCTCGGCGACGGAAGGCGGTTCGGGTACGGAGGGAGCGCAGACGCGCAGCGCCGCCGGCACCATCGACTGCCCTGACGTCGGCAGCAAGTTGACGCAGGTCCCGGACCAGGCACGGGGCGACGTCGACAAGGAACTCGCCTCGATGGACCAGCAGATAGCCGAGGCCTACCAGCGGCTGCAGGCGGCGACGCCGGAGCAGCGCCAGGACGGTGACTACACCGACGACACGGTCATGAAGCCGCTGAAGGAGAAGCGGAGCGAGAGCCTCGACCGCATCGGCGACGCGATGGACCAGGCCGGCCGGCGTCCCGACGGGCTCGACTCCATGGCGGACTGCTCGATGCGGGCCTGGAACAACCAGAACGGCGGCCAGAACGGTGGCCAGGACGCGGGTGGTTCCCAGAACGGCCAGCAGCAGGGGCAGGGCGGCCAGCAGAACGGGGACGGCCAGCAGAACGGCGGTGGCCAGCAGGGTGGCAACGGCGGCCAGGCCGGCAACGGGCCGGTTGCTGCGGACTACCAGGACATCAACACCGTCCAGCCCAACTCCTCGGCGCCGGACCTGAATTCGTTCGCCTCGAAGGGCACCTTCACCACCAGCTGCGGCGTGAACGCGGGCGGTCTGTTCAACTCCGACAACGTGATCGTCGCCCCTGGTGTCACCAACGGCGCGCACCACTTCCACGACTACGTCGGCAACCAGTCCAACAACGCCTTCGCCAGCGACGACGACCTCGCCAAGGCCGACACGAGCTGCGAGAACCCCGGCGACAAGTCCACGTACTACTGGCCGGTGGTGCGCCTGCAGAACGGCAGCCAGGAGCAGGACGCCGACAAGCCCGGCGGCGGGATCGAGGGCAACGCCGGTGAGATCGTCACGCCCAAGCAGGTCACGCTGACGTTCATCGGCAACCAGCGCAGCCAGGTCACGGAGATGCCCCGACTGCTGCGCATCATCACCGGCGACGCCAAGGCGTTCGTCAACGGCCCGGGCAACGCCAACGCCTCGTGGAGCTGCACCGGGTTCGAGGACCGGCAGCTCAAGGACAAGTACCCGCTGTGCCCGCAGGGCAGTGACGTGGTCCGCACCTTCAAGTTCCAGAGCTGCTGGGACGGCCGCAACATCGACAGCGCCAACCACCGCACCCACGTGGCCTTCGAGGACGCCGCCGGCAACTGCTCGAACGGCTTCAAGGCCATCCCGCAGCTGGTCCAGCGCATCGTCTACGACGTCAAGGCGCCGAGTCTGCAGGACGGCGGCCGTACGACCCCGCTGTTCGCGGTGGACTCCTTCCCGGAGCAGCTGCACAAGCCGGTCACCGATCACGGCGACTTCATCAACGTGTTCGACGAGAACCTCATGAAGGAGGTCGTGTCCTGCATCAACGGCGGCCGTGCGTGCGGTGCCGGCACGAACGAGGACCCGGGTTCGGACGACGGAGCGACCCAGCAGCCGACTGACAAGCCGACTGACAAGCCGACTGACAAGCCGACCGAGAAGCCGACCGACCAGCCCACCGCTCAGCCCACCGAGGACCCCACCACGCCGCCCGCCGGTGACGACAACGGGAACTCGGGCAACGGGAACTCGGGCAACGGCAATTCGGGCGACGGGTCGGGCAAGGGCAACTCCGGCAACGGGTCGGGCGACCAGACCGCGCAGCCCACGACCGCCGCGCCGGAGACCACACAGCCGGCGGGCGACGACGCGCCCACGCTGTCGAGCACGACGGAACCCCGCGTCTACGCGTCGTCCAAGGCATCCCGGAGCGCCGCGGGCGCGCCGCAACAGGGCGCCTCGTCCGACGACAGCTCCACCCAGGCCCAGGCGGCAGGCGGGAACGACGACGCTTCCGCCGCCGGCCAGACCGAACCGCAGGCGGTCCAGGGCGGGCTGGCGGAGACCGGCACGACCCTGTGGCCCGCCCTGGCCGGCACGGTCCTGCTGGTCGCAGGTCTGTTCCTGCTCACCCGCACACGGCGCCGTTACGTGCGCTGA
- a CDS encoding glycerol-3-phosphate dehydrogenase/oxidase: protein MSHSPAAGSSLSAARRSRELTETVGGPAVDVLVVGLGATGAGAALDAAARGLSVVAVDAHDLAFGTSRWSSKLIHGGLRYLASAQFDVAHESAVERGVLMERTAPHLVRAQPFVLPLTPLVGRGQAALAWAGFRAGDALRVTARTARATLPAPRRLSAVETRHLAPALRTDGLRGGLLSWDGRLVDDARLVTAVARTAAAHGARILTRVRALELTGSGARVRDELTGEEGEIRARAVINASGVWAGGLVDGIRIRPSRGTHLILRAEDLGPVPAGLHIPIPGETNRFVLVLPQGDGRVYVGLTDEPVEGDIPDVPEVPETDIGFLLDVLGSVLNIPVRRQDVVGAFAGLRPLLDTTPEAGSGATARTADISRRHAVLTSSEGVITVVGGKLTTYRRMAEDAVDAAVAGRHLTAGPSPTASLPLVGAASPRALDALPAPRHLVRRYGTEASAVLALGEHDPRLGERVLPGHPVTAAELLWAVRHEGALDEADVLDRRTRIGLVPTDRAAALDTARELLGEVLDRQD from the coding sequence ATGAGCCACAGCCCCGCCGCCGGATCGTCCCTGTCCGCCGCCCGGCGTTCGCGCGAGCTGACCGAGACCGTCGGCGGCCCGGCCGTGGACGTCCTCGTCGTCGGGCTCGGCGCCACCGGAGCGGGGGCCGCGCTGGACGCGGCCGCCCGCGGGCTGAGTGTCGTCGCCGTCGACGCCCACGACCTGGCCTTCGGCACCTCCCGCTGGAGCAGCAAGCTGATCCACGGCGGGTTGCGCTACCTCGCCTCCGCGCAGTTCGACGTCGCCCACGAGAGCGCGGTCGAGCGGGGGGTGCTGATGGAGCGCACGGCACCCCATCTGGTGCGCGCGCAGCCGTTCGTCCTGCCCCTGACTCCGCTGGTCGGCCGGGGCCAGGCAGCGCTGGCCTGGGCGGGGTTCCGGGCCGGTGACGCGCTGCGTGTGACGGCCCGTACGGCGCGGGCCACGCTGCCGGCGCCGCGCCGGCTGTCCGCGGTGGAGACCCGCCATCTCGCCCCCGCCCTGCGCACCGACGGCCTGCGCGGCGGCCTGCTGTCCTGGGACGGGCGGCTCGTCGACGACGCGCGTCTGGTGACCGCCGTCGCGCGCACCGCGGCCGCTCACGGTGCACGGATCCTGACCCGCGTCAGGGCGCTGGAACTCACCGGCTCCGGCGCCCGCGTCCGTGACGAACTCACCGGCGAGGAGGGCGAGATCCGGGCCCGCGCGGTGATCAACGCCTCGGGCGTCTGGGCGGGCGGACTGGTCGACGGCATCCGCATTCGGCCCTCGCGCGGCACGCACCTCATCCTGCGTGCGGAGGACCTCGGCCCCGTCCCGGCCGGCCTGCACATCCCCATCCCCGGGGAGACCAACCGCTTCGTCCTCGTCCTGCCGCAGGGCGACGGCCGCGTGTACGTCGGCCTCACCGACGAACCCGTCGAGGGCGACATCCCCGATGTGCCGGAGGTCCCCGAGACGGACATCGGCTTCCTGCTCGACGTCCTCGGCTCGGTCCTGAACATCCCGGTCCGGCGCCAGGACGTCGTCGGCGCCTTCGCGGGGCTGCGCCCGCTGCTGGACACGACACCGGAGGCCGGCTCCGGCGCCACGGCCAGGACAGCCGACATCTCCCGCCGGCACGCGGTGCTCACCTCGTCCGAGGGCGTGATCACGGTGGTCGGCGGCAAGCTCACCACGTACCGGCGCATGGCCGAGGACGCGGTGGACGCCGCCGTCGCGGGCCGTCACCTCACCGCGGGCCCCTCCCCCACCGCATCGCTGCCGCTCGTCGGCGCCGCGTCCCCTCGCGCCCTCGACGCGCTGCCGGCACCGCGCCACCTGGTACGGCGCTACGGCACCGAGGCGTCGGCCGTCCTCGCGCTCGGCGAGCACGACCCCCGGCTCGGCGAGCGGGTCCTGCCGGGACACCCGGTGACCGCGGCCGAGCTGCTGTGGGCGGTGCGCCACGAGGGCGCGCTCGACGAGGCCGACGTACTCGACCGCCGCACCCGGATCGGCCTGGTGCCGACGGACCGCGCCGCGGCACTGGACACCGCGCGGGAACTGCTCGGCGAGGTGCTGGACCGGCAGGACTGA
- a CDS encoding TetR/AcrR family transcriptional regulator produces MTPIRHNSSDSDAVLDAVRDCVLAVGVRRTTLTDVARRAGVSRMTLYRRWPDVRTLVGDLMTREWVEVATRAIPERRPGADARGLLVDGLVAGVDSFRAHPLFRKIVDVDPELLLPYVLDRRGASQIALLELLADGLKEGHADGSVRAGHPERQARSLLLIVQSFTLSLRTMTDEDDAELDSAAFLTELRSILERTLTP; encoded by the coding sequence ATGACGCCTATTCGTCACAACAGCTCGGACAGTGATGCGGTGCTCGACGCGGTGCGGGACTGCGTCCTGGCCGTCGGGGTCCGTCGTACGACGCTCACCGACGTGGCCCGCCGCGCGGGCGTCTCCCGGATGACGCTGTACCGGCGCTGGCCCGATGTGCGCACCCTCGTCGGTGACCTGATGACCCGGGAGTGGGTCGAGGTGGCCACCCGGGCGATACCCGAGCGCCGGCCGGGGGCGGACGCGCGCGGCCTGCTCGTGGACGGGCTCGTGGCCGGGGTGGACTCGTTCCGCGCCCATCCCCTCTTCCGGAAGATCGTCGACGTCGATCCCGAGCTGCTCCTGCCCTATGTGCTGGACCGCCGCGGCGCGAGCCAGATCGCGCTCCTGGAGCTGCTGGCGGACGGCCTGAAGGAAGGACACGCCGACGGATCGGTCCGGGCGGGCCACCCCGAGCGCCAGGCCCGCTCCCTGCTGCTGATCGTCCAGTCCTTCACCCTGTCCCTGCGGACCATGACCGACGAGGACGACGCGGAACTGGACTCCGCGGCCTTCCTCACGGAGCTGCGCTCCATCCTGGAGAGGACCCTCACCCCATGA